TCAACTTCTAAGGGAGATACCCAGGATGGCTGTTGCTGGCATAGGTATGTTCAACCTCAGCTTGCCAGGGTTTTGCCAAATGCCTCTCCAAAGCGATGGTTCCCTTAACCTGGCCCTGGCCTTTTAAAAGGGCCACTTCCCCTGAACTTCCTCTTTTCCAGTGaggagagctgggatttgaacccgtGTCTGCCTATTTGGGAGGGGACACAAGGAAAGCATTTGGCCAGTTGCCCTGATTTCAGGAAGGCAACGGTAGGAGCCCCCTTGTTACATTTATTCAACACCAGCTCTttatgccaggcagtgtgctaggcCTTAGGGCAGCTAcgtactgtttccctgaaaataagacctagctggacaatcagctctaatgcatcttttggagcaaaaattagtataagacccggtcttatattatgtaagaccgggtcttatattatagtaaaataccaggtcttatattaagagctgattgtctggctaggtcttattttcgaggaagcACGGTAGGTAAAGCCTAGCTCGAGGTGCTCTCCCAGATGTCACGTCATCTTGACCCTGAGGGCAGGGTCAAGGTCCATCTTCATCACTGGCACATTCCTCTAGAGTCCTCAGGGTGGTGCTTCTGCATGTAAGTTACAGGCCATTCATACTTTATCCAGTGGgggaataaaatgagaatgaagcACCAGAACTCCCACCCTCCTGGGTTTTGCTTTGAGTAGGCGTTCAGTAAGGATGCATGAAGGCTGGCCACACGCAGTCAGTGGCTCCTCAGCCTTCCTTTAGGAACAGCTGCAGACACCCAGGTGTGCCCCCTGGACCCAGACGGGTCAGGAGGCTCTGACCAGGCCACGCAGCGGGAAAGGAGAACCGAAATAATATCCACTGTTCCAATCTGATTTTATTGAAAaggaaacatacaaaaatcatgtacaaaaaaaattaaccaaacatGTACAGAAAATTCATTCCGGTATCTACAGCAGCGCATATACAGTATTTTACAGGCTGGGCCATCCCTCCCCGCTCCCAGACTCCTCCCTCTTCTGagattccctccctccctgactcCCCATCTGCCCCCCAGCGCTTCGCCCTGGGGACTAAGGCTGGGGCGGTTTCCACCAAATTATCCCACCCCCCAAATGAATGCCAGTGGTCACACGTGCTCTCTCTAAACCTATGCAATGGGAttgatgggggcagggggtggtcaCGGGCAGAGCACAGGATTCACAGTCTGGGCCCCTCCTGGCCACCCCCAGATGAAGGTGAGGCAGGCATGCCCACCACCCGCCGGCTGGCTCAGGGAAGATGGCTGGGCGCTGGGCTGGGGCAGCCATCAGACGCACCCCATTCTCTGGCTCCAGGAGGCTAGTGGTCACGTTTGGCTCATTTGTTCTTCACGGGCCCCCTCCCCAGGAGGAGGGGGGGAAGCACCAGGGGCCTGATGAGGCCAGGCCCAAAGTGAAGGAGCACTGGGAGGGAGACTCCCCCAGTGTCACCCCTGCAGCTGGAACGGGCAGCCAGCACCAGCAGCCTTTCCTGAGATGGTGGTGGGCGGCAGAGGCGGGTGGCTCAGTCCCCACCCCCTCGGTCACCGCCGCCTTCAGACACTGAGTCCGAGTCCGTCAGCcctctctctcctggcttctcagCCAGGGACCCAGGAGTCCACATCTCCTTCAGTGCACCCCAGGCTAGGCCGGGGCTGGGTCTGGAGTGGCTGCCCTGGCCCGCCCCTGGGACAGGCAGGGCTGGTAGTCCAGTATGCTACATGGTGCAGAAAATGTCCCCCGCGCTGGCCAGGGCGTCAGGAGGTGGGAGGGTCCTGCCCCCCAAGTCCCTGACGTCCACCGTGCGGGTGCAGGCACCTAATTGGGCTCCATCTCGGGGGCTCCACGGCCCCTGGGTAAGGGCAGCAGTCCCATGATCAGGTTGTACAGGACCCTCCAGGGCGAGGGGCGGTGTCGCTGCTGCTCCTCTTGTCtctagggaaagagaagagaaaggaagtcaGAGCGGGCTTGTGAAAGGCGCATCGGTGGTCAGCTCCAAGGGCAGTGAGGAGCGAGCCATGGTCCTGAGTGAGCTACACCCTCAACCAACCCTCTGAAGTAGGTGCTCTTACTGCTAATGGGGTCCAAATCCCAGTTCCTCTGCCCACCAAGGCCAATGGCACCTCAGAGGACAACAGAGTATTCAGTGCATATTAGCTGTGATCTATCTCGTCTCCGGTTTCCAGATGAGAAAGTCACCCAGTCAAAGTCACACGGGGCTGCTGGCTAGGGCTGGATTGCAGACCATCCTGCCCTCCCCTAAAAGGCTGACGAGACAGAAAGATGGGAGCAAGGAGCCCATAGTCTCAGTGATTCTAGAACAATCTGTGGAAGGAGGAGAATGGAAACAGTTCACCATCTGCGCTGAGGATGCACAGATGTATGTCTACACAAAGTTAACCCCTGCCCTCTCTCCAGGGGCAAGATGAAACCTTGGGGTGGCCTCTAGGACCCTCTCAGCTCCAAAGTGCTAGGAAAGCGGGCACAAAGAAAGCTAAACACAAGAAGACTCGCACCAGTGAAAATGAAAGGTTAAGATGTAGCACTCTCCCGGCCCCACACTGAGTGCATGGCCAGGTTCTGTGCTTATTTAAtaagggggcggggggtccacctAATCTATCCCCAAGATGGGAATGACAaacccatcttacagatgagaacaaGGTGGGAAAAACTATCCTAATGATCCTATTGAGTGCCTGGGGTGGGTTGCCTGGTACCAGCCCCTGCCTTCTCATCACTCCCCACCAACTCTTGCAGCCAGGAGGTAGCAAAGGGGACACATCAGACTGGCATAGGTTAAAAAGTCTGCCATCGTTACACTGTTTCTGGGTACCACCTGGCACAGCCACCTTGGTGAACAAGCCAACAATCATCTAGTCAGGCTGAGGGGCAGGCAGACCACCCAGGTATCTATTTTGGGGACACACAGGAGTGCATACTCAAGATGTGCATTGTTTggaaaagccaaaaagaaaaagccaacaaataaaatttgagacattttttaaatcctaaagatccatcaatgagaaaaatgaacacGGGTACTGTATGTTGATCCAATAGAATGCTACGTggcagtgaaaatgaataaaccaaaGCTCCTCTGCCcaaatggatgaatctcaagcATAAATTGAGGGGGTCACGTTTGGAGAGGAACACACACTGTTTCATGTATACAACGCCCAAAACGCCCCACAGGCCTAAGCATTGTTTGGCCTGGTAAATATGGAGTAAAAGAAGCAATACCTGCAGAAGAATGGAACAGGCCAACTTGAGAGGTTTTCTTGGGAAGGGGGGACAGGAGGGAGTCAGAGAGAACAAGGGGCTTCACAACATccggtttttgtttttctttgaataagCAAGCAGTGTGGGTGTCATGTTCAGCTTGGACAGAGCTGGGCGGTGGGTGCCCCGATGTTTGTTATTCTCTATTCTCTGCTGGCggcttcaaatattttgttttaatcagagGCGGAGCTgtgggtttgggggcagggccTTCCTCGGGGCGGGGCTCCAAGCCCCGCCCCCGGCCGGCCCGGGAAGCAGTGTGGCGCGCTGCGGGCCGCGCGGGCGGGCGCGGTCGCGCCGCCGCTGCTGACTCACCAGCTATAAATAGCCCGGGATATATGAGCTGCACGGCCGAGCGCCGCCCTCAGTCCCCGCGGCCGCGGGCCCGGGCGCGCCGCATCGCTCAAGGTAGCCCCAGCCCCGGCCCTCGCCCGAGCCGCGCCAGCGCGGGCCCTTCGGCGGCTCGGCGCTCACGCCGCCCCTCCCACCTGCCTGTCCCCGGCGCGACCCCGCCGCGCAGGGCAGCAGCTGCCGCACATCTGGCGGGGCCGCCCGCAGCCCCCTCCCCGGCGGGAAGTCCCACCTGCCGTCTACCCCTCCCCCAGCACTCACCCGCCGCTCGTACAGTGCGTCGAGGTCGTCCGCCATTCGCCGCAGCTGGGCCCCGATCTCTCGGGCCCACTGCTCCTCCTCCCCCCGGACTCCCGGGGCTGCGTGGGTGGGGCCGCCCGCCAGGGCACCCGGGGCGCTGGGCACCGGCGATTCCAGGTGCTGCTCCGCGGGTGAGAGTGAGGGCTGAGGACCTGGGAAAAGCCGAGGGGTGTGGTCAGCACCATGACCCCTCTAGGCCCTGAGGTGTCCCCAAGGGACTAGTTGGCCAGGGCAGGCCTGTTTCTCCCTTTTCCAGCCGCCTGATTTCTCTGTTCCCGGTCTCATTTCTAGCGATTCCGTTTTCCCCTCTTAGAGCCAGATTTGTCAGCTCCTACTCCCCAGACATCAGAAAGGTAGGGGTCCTGGGGTGGCCTTTCTGGGGTCACTTGTCTAGCCAGCTACCAGCCCACTACCCGTTAGTATGGAAGGCCTTCCTCTTATCTGACTTAAGTACCTCTATTCCACAACGGGGCCAAATTTTGCCtgccccatttaacagatggagaaactgaggcccacccTAAAGaagtggcccaaggtcacacagggataCAACCACTGACTACACCCAGAGTCACAAGCCTCAGGTCTCCTGCCCTCTCTTGTCCAACCACAGTGAAGCCACACCCCCGGATGTGGCAGGGGCCTGGAGACCAGAAGGCCAGACTGGCTGCCTCAGGGCACGGGCCTGGGGGGGCTGGGATGCGGGAGATgccttcctgccccacccccttctgAGCTCCTCTGACgtctcttcctccctctggtCACCCCAGTTCCTAGCCTGAGAGATCCCTAAGGCCGAAAATCAGACCCCAATTTCCACACCTGGGACTCTGGTCTTGAAATCGGGTCCCTTCTTGCCCGACTGCCAGGGAACTGAGCCAAGGAAGTTTACTCTCTGAGCTTTCCTGGGCTCCAGGGACggggtggggctggagagggAAACCGGGACAGTCTCCCTGCCACCAAGTGTGCTGGCTGGGATGGGGCTACCGGGCAGCACAGGGTTAACGGCCCATCAGGCAGGGGGACCTTTAACCCTTCCCTCCCCAAGACTCACCCCCCCAACTTTCCCAACATAATGGCCCCTCCCCCATCGTTCCTTCTCCCGGACTGCGCTGAGGGCCGGCCCTGGCCAAAGAGACGCAGATAAAGGCGAAAGACCACCCTCGACCCCTCCCCAAAGTCCTGAAGTGACCgtcctccctcactccccacacTCTCTCCTACTACAATCCTCAGCGGAGCTCAAGGGACCCAGACTAGGGAAGAGGGGCTGGGAAACAGCTGTTGCCCCAGGCCCGGAAAAGGCCCTGGGCAGCAACTCGAGGACTGCAGTCAGATTCCAGGAGGGACTTCCCGCtcggcctcccccacccccagcctcccacTCCGTCTTCCTGCTTCTTGCAACACAAAGACCACACTGGCCACACCCTCCCTGTGGCCCGGCCGGCTCgccacctccccccacccgcTCCCACTTCGCCagttcctctgtctctctctcctggcTCCCATCATCCCTGGTGTGGGGCGGCACTTACCGTCGGGGCGCGGGCCTCGGGGCCGGCTGCGGGGACCCCCAGGCCAGCGGGGGCCCCCCAGGGTGGAGGTGACGGTGGGCGGGGCTGTGGGGGCGCAGAGGTAGGCAGCTGGCAGCAGGGCAGGGGCGGCGGGGGCAGCGGGCAGGCCTGGCTCGCAGAGGCCGCAGGACACAGCCGAGGGCACCAGGCGGCTGAGTGGGAAGGGGCGCGGGCCGTCGCGGGCCAGGCCCTCTACGGGCTCCGGGGAGCTGCCCTCCTGGAGTGCTCGGGCCATGGCGCTCCCTGGGGCCTGCGGGACAGGAGAGGGGTGCTGTCAGCCAGCAAGTGCAGGGGGCACCACGGCCCCACAACATACACACCCTACGGTGTCCCCAGGACACCCCCACTCTCGCACACAGCGATGAGCACACATGGGAGCAGAGATGGCAACCACCATAGCACACAAGGGCCCAAATGGAGGGGACTGTGGATGCCTAATATGGCCACACAAGACACACACCCACCTAGGACTGCACATGGTGATGGGCACACATGAGGGTCAGGGAGGCACAGGATGGCTCGTTCTCACAGCAAGTACAAGGGCTCACACAGGACCCAGGGGTTTGTCAGGTGTCTGTGTGACTAAGGGTGACAGCCCCACAACACAAACTCACCCAACCAGGGGTTCACACAGGACATGGACTGGTGGGGTTAACTTCTGGGATACAGTGATGGGCACACACGGAGGGCAGCCAGGCACTGTGACGGCTCCCTCAACACACACAAGGACACACGCAAGACCCAAATGGGTAAGACTTGAGGGTTTGTGTGAAGGGTACACCACACACACTTAAGGACTCAGGCAGGTCTGGCCAGCCTGACCTCCCACCTCATCTCCCATTTGCACAGAAACACTGACATGGTCCCAGTGTCAGACACTGCTACTCAGTAcgcaggacacacacacacacacacacacacacacacacagtgaccaAAACGTGGACATACTCATAAACCATGGGAAGAGCTATGTATACAATGCATACTGTCTGGCACAAcccatccccaccctccacacaTATACAAACTGTCAAAATCTCACACACTGACCCACTGTTGatatgcacagacacacacacaatgcagCAAACACAAGCACAAACACACTAAATAGGCACTGCCACACTTCTCAAACACacatgcccctccccccacacacacccaagaGATAAAGCGTACACACCTCAGGACTCATGCACATATCAACACAAAACAGACATCCCAGACACACAACCACTTGTCACCAACTCTCAGACCCCAGGATACATGTAAATCAGGCATACACAGACACATGTCATCGGACCCAGAAGCATTACCACACATGCCGGCAACAACACACAGACACAACAGTAGAACAGCAGTCGTCAAGccatcctcctcccccaatctcAAAACACCATCACCAACTGTCAGCCCCGGACACACACACCAGCTAACTCTAATCCCACACAGCCCTGGCAGCACGCACACCTAAAGGACCCACAGAAAACACTGGTCTCACGTGACTGACATAAACACTACACACACGCAGCCCACATGACACACATGAGCCAGCCGATCGTGGAGACAAGCCCCTCagacccaacacacacacacacacacacacacacacacacacacacactggctcaGACACAGCCCCATGCAAGAGGCTGCCAGCAACACCCACTGACAGTACTGCACAGACCCTACAGAGACGCGGTCCTCAATTCCAGACACCGATGCCAGACACACAAGCCAAACACAGACGGAGACaacaccccccaccacacacacacacatacatacaccagGCAGAACTCACACAGACACCtggacagaaaaacagacatcgGCATTCAGCAGACACCATCACAAACGCTTAGCTGAGACACATGCCCTGGAGATATAGTCAGACAGTCCACACAGGCAAGACACACAAGCACACAAACACAGCACATCGTGCaagacacacacataaacacacaaacacagctcACTCaagcaacacacaaacacacaacaacCACACACTAGCACATGCAGGCAACACAGACCCACAGAATCACCCCCAAACAGCACACTCTTGACAACTCtcacagagaacacacacacacacacaggtacaccACACATAAACAGAGCCCCCACCCTTCAAGCAGGGCAGACACAGACAGCACcccatacaaacacacacagggaCTCACGCACACACCCCGACGGGCCACAGCCCCAACATTCCCCTGGACGGACACCACCACTCCCTGCGGACCCCAGCACAAACTCGGAgccagacacacgcacacacccaggCGAGACACCTGCAGATCCACAACCCCGCACACGCGCGCTCCCACGGCGGGGCCAGACGCCCCCCCCTGCGCTGTcacagcccccccaccccgccgccGCCACGTGCGCCCGCCCCGCCCGCCAGGCGAGAGCGGGGCCAATAACCGGCTGTTGCTGGGGCGCAGCCCCCGCCCGCAGGAGCCGCAGACTACGCGGCCCGCGTGCCGCCCCCTGTCGCCGCCCCCAGCGGGCGCGCGCCTGGGGTGTGGCCGCCCCTCCTTGCCGTACCCCCCACCGCCCCTCCCGGACTGCGGGGGCCGGGGCAGTCGGGGTCGACTCACTTCCCCGGGGCCGCACTGGCCGCCAGGGGGCGCTGCCGAGCCCGCACCCCATTGTTTGTAAACAAACCCGCCAGACCGCTGAGGCACCTGTGCTCCCGGACCCATAGTGCCTCTAGCCCAGAGACCCCAGCCCAGAGTCCTTCATGAAGGTAGAGGgcggggagagagggaggcatgAAGTGAGGATGCAGCGCGCCCCCATTGCTCTCCGCGTGTACTCCcgccacctcctccagggagcccacCCGGCCTGGCCAATCGCGGCCGGCGGGGACTCGGGGTGCGCACACTCACCCCGGGGGCATGAACACGCCGGAGGGGGTGGTGATAGGGGGCGGGCGGCTTCCTTCAGGAGGACGCGCCCGCCGAGCGCCGCACGCTGCGGcgactgctgctgctgctctaaCTGCAGTGGCTgctgctgtggctgtggctgctgctgctgctgctgctgctcggCCCGCAGGCGCGTCCGCGTCGTGGCCGCCGCTGCTGATTTTGTGGCTGCAACCGCCAGGCGCCCGCTCGCATGTGGCTCGCGCCGCGTCTCAGGCCGCCCGGCGGATCCTGGGCCCGCTCGGctgcggccccgccccgccccgccccgcccccgcccagcGGGTCCCACGCCCCGCCCCCGAGTGACGCCACGGCCCCGCCCGCCCGCTGTGGACAAGTCGGGACTTGCTGGGCGCTCGCCGCGCCCCCTACCTCAGCGCGGGGGGTTTCCCTGCAGcctgggcggggcggggcctggcccGGGGCGACACAGGACAGCCGGACACATACACTGACACACTGACACACTGACTGGgacccacagacacacacccctGGAGCGCAGTATACAAAGTCACGTGCTGACAGGGCCACGGGGTCAAACCAACGCACAGACACACGGCCACAGTCACACAAATGCAAACCTTGAACCGGGGTGAGGACACACATACACCCCCAGGCACAAATACATAAACTGACTCACTGACACCGTTACTGGAACACGCAGACGGACCCAGTGAGAGGGACACACACAGGTGCACAGACACCCACGCTGATGAGCCCATGCAGACCCCAAAACTCAGAGTTTGTATTCATGACATTCCCACTGAGTAggtacacacacagagagacatcTGTCACAGGGATACCTGGACACGCAGCTTGATCTAGATGACACTCCCGCAGGGACACACACTAACACAGCCACATCAGCTCACAGCTGACAGTAAAACTGCCAGAAGTTGACTCTCACAGACATAGATCAAGTCAGACATAAAAGAAACTGGCCCCCAACACACAGTTCACAAAGTCACACCTGTGACAGGTACCTGCTAACTGTCACACTCCAGAGGAGGCACACCTGGCCACACTTGCCACAAATCTGATGGGGGACCCAGTACCAGAAGGAAGCCTCGGCACCTGGCATGGACATGCCCGGGCAGCCCCTGCACTGACTCTCACTGTCTCATGGGtttcacttccttttcctttctcagtttcTCATTGTCACTACCACACCAGCTCTGACTTAGTGACCCATCCTTTCTTCTCTTAGTGCCCTGGGGCTCTGTCTGACCTgcactttccatttcttctatgtcACACCCCCAACCAAACCAAGTCACCAGAGGATGAGTCACCTCTGAGTGCCAGCACTGGGCTGGCCAAGAAGGAATGCCAGTCTTGAGCAGTGGTGGGCTTGTCCAGACTCTCAAACTCGGCTCTTTCCAGTACCAGATCCTTAGACCTCACCTGAAATCTCCCTACTTTAAATATTGGAGATTAATGAATtcaactccctccctccttccctgccctcattcactcattcattcattcccccttccttcttttcttccttctagtgTTTTTCAAATTGTGTGTTGTGAGCAAATCATGGATTGTAAAATCACTTTCAtggatcttattttttttattcattgagatatatttacacacaataaaatttattctttttaggtCTATAGTTTGGCAAGGTGTGACAATTGTAGACTATTGTAAACCAccaaaatcaaaattcaaaacatttcttttacCCTGAATACTTCCCTCTGCCCCTTTATTGTCAGCTCCTTCTAACTGCAATTTTGGTGGCTCTTGACcagacttagaaaaaaaatacaaaatagaaaatcatttttaaaaatcataaaggcaaagaaaatgttGTTTTGTGAAAAATTTGTTATGTAGTTCGTAGATATCAggacatacacacaaaaaaacacgTATTTCTGACTTTAAAGACCGAGTGTAAAAGTGTTTAAGAAATGCCACTttagacatttattaaatgagatcatgcatggAAGTCATTGAGTGCAGTGTCTGACATGTAGTAGGCACCTAATAAATGTTAGCATTTATCACTCATATAACTAGTTATTGTCAGTGTTTGCTCTATGCCTGGCAGTGATGAAGTTGGGAGAGAGGCAGGCCCCAGCCCTGGGCTAGCTCACTGTCCAGCCTGTATCCCTCACTCACCAATCCATGCCCTCAAGCTGCCCATTTTAGGACTGGACACCAGAAGGCCAGATGTGTTAGAATGATTTTCTGAGAAGAAAGTGAATGTGAAGGACAGGAGGAATCTAGCTTGATGGGTAGGGGTGTCAGAGAGCAGGAGAGGGCCAAGGGTCTACCAGGCCATAAGCACTATCACCGGTCAAGATCCTTCCCGTTATTTAGTCCAGATCCTGTTCCAAATTATGGCATTCTATCTTTCCAAACCAGACCCAGAGCTGTAGCCCATCCCCCTCAAAACCTGCGGGCAGAGCTCACCAAAGAGGGTTCTGGGTCTAGGTGACCTGAGTTAGAATCCCCTCGCTCTGCTGCCtactgactgtgtgaccttggacaagtggtcatgtctctgtgcctcaattttctcctcATCTGTGAGTTTGGCCTGTAAAGGGCCCTATCTCATTGGATTTTGTAGAGTGAAAAggtcaataaaaataaagcactaaGGCCTGGTGGGTATTTAATACATGTTATTTAGCATTACTACGACCAGTGTGGGGGGTCTACTGACTCTGAAAATCCAAACAAGGACTTTTAAGTTAAGACCCCCAGGTTGGGGCAGGAGTTTCAAAACCGTGGCCCGTGGGCCAGCCACTAGTGTGTTTTCCTTCCTTGCACTTCACAGTTtctcattttgaatattaatgaCTCTCAAAGGGACATTCAGCACAGTGAAGTGATAAAACAcccagactctggagccaggctaCCTAGGTTCAAAtgatgaccttgagcaagtagCTTCcctactctgtgcctcagtttcctcatctgtgcaaaGGGGATCACCACAGGACCTAAAATTaaatgtggagattaaatgagtgCATATTTGTAAGGCACTTAGAGCAGCATTTGTAAGGCACTTACAGCAGCGTCCCACAGAAGTAGCCTCCGTGTGAAGTGCtggttaaagaaataaatgtcccAGCTAGTTTACTGCAGACCCACAACCTTCCCCAATCTCTTGTATGCTATTCTCGGGAAGTAGGTTCGTCAGCATGGCCAGAGGGAGTTGGGAAGGACTTAACTTTTCACTGCAGGGCTTCAGTCCTGGCTTTTCgcgctggtggtgatggtggtgggggcgGGCTACTGGATGCCCTGGGTGCAACCGGCCTCCCAGGCCTAGAGGCTGAACCGGAGCCGGTGGGGGTTGGGCGGGGGCGCCGGCGTCCGCAGGGTCCGAGAGGCCGGCGCGTGTGAAGGTTACCGCTCCCCGGCGGGGCGGGGGCCGCGCGCTGTTGCTGGGGTCTGCGGGGCCTGCCTGCGCCCGCGCCCCCCCTCCTTCCCGGCCAGCCAGTGAGCGGTACCCGCCGCCGTTGCCAGGGGAAACTCGCCGCCCCGTTACCCAGCAACAAGCCTGGCCCAACCAGGCGCGAGGACCCCCCAGGCCCCGCCCGCCGCTGCCCACCGCGTGCCCAATGCCAGGCGGGCAGAGCCGGCCCGGCTCCCGGAGACGGCGAGCGCGTTCATTGGCCGCCgccgcgcccgcccgcccgcccggaTCTAGGGGAGCCCTCGGCGCGGGGGGCGGGGAGCCGGGCCCTGGGGAGCTGCCGGGCGCACGGCCTGCAAGCCTGCGGCCCTCCGGGGTGAGGCTCGGGCTATGGACCGACCCCCGCCTCTGCCCCGCCCTCTTCGGGCGAAGATGGGCACTTGGGATGGGCTGAAAACTGGGGCTGCGCATCCCGTCCCTCCCTCCAGGAAGGTACACTGGAGTTAGCCTTGCGAAAACAGGGTCCCAGCGATCCCTTCCCAGAAGAACTGGGCATCTTGACCCCATGAAGACAGGAGCTGGTTGAaaccgccccccccaaaaaaaaaaacggatTCAGGCTGCGTGGCTCTTGAAAACAGGAACTG
The DNA window shown above is from Rhinolophus ferrumequinum isolate MPI-CBG mRhiFer1 chromosome 15, mRhiFer1_v1.p, whole genome shotgun sequence and carries:
- the BBC3 gene encoding bcl-2-binding component 3 — its product is MARALQEGSSPEPVEGLARDGPRPFPLSRLVPSAVSCGLCEPGLPAAPAAPALLPAAYLCAPTAPPTVTSTLGGPRWPGGPRSRPRGPRPDGPQPSLSPAEQHLESPVPSAPGALAGGPTHAAPGVRGEEEQWAREIGAQLRRMADDLDALYERRRQEEQQRHRPSPWRVLYNLIMGLLPLPRGRGAPEMEPN